The following proteins are co-located in the Pseudarthrobacter siccitolerans genome:
- a CDS encoding alpha-L-rhamnosidase, which translates to MTSTSLDAGVEETLLAPGAPTRLRVEHLREAMGITNTRPRFSWALPTGTGPAATTAQTAYQITASNGWDTGRVGFGQHNLVPYSGPALESRSRFEWRVRTWTTDASGAETESPWSEPMPVELGLLHASDWIAEWIGPEEPVVAAPGERPGFALRKTFTLDAAPAFARAYATAHGIYELFLNGQQVGDQQLTPGSTSYNTTLQVQAYDVTALLRPGTNTIRAILTDGWYRGTFGFTRDADMYGTHTAFLAQLEMLSGGRTRMIGTDRSWLVSETEILSADLMAGQRVDFRIPQDSVRGEVATAARAAVTQGYETLTGPVAPPTRIVEELAPVAVTRLVSGHQVVDFGQNIHGWVRLTRLGAPGETVTLVHGEALDGNGDVTQDHLRPLDFRNPGQFLAAGQVDEVTGSGAPGEVFEPRHTTHGFQYLSIRGLTADLAPEDITACLVQTDLEPLGSFTCSDERLNKLHEIVQWSFRDNACEVPTDCPQREKAGWTGDWQLFIPTAAYLYDVAGFSRKWLNDVRADQWENGVIANISPSPGPDTTSADFMAFVNGSAGWGDAIVMVPWELYLATGDAGILAENWEAMKRWAGFVRTAAESNRHADRAAASPTPAPHEQYLWDTGFHWGEWMEPDGPEPDLFAARSADHGIVATAYYRNSTALLAKVAQVIGRAEEAAALAELSENIRRAWETEYLDSSGHVTQPSQANCVRALAFDLVSPARRGTVTAQVVSLIRAAGTHVGTGFLATPYLLPVLADNGELGLAYELLMQDSEPSWLAMVDRGATTMWELWNGIDADGNPHQSLNHYSKGAVASFLHRYTAGLRQASGSAGYERIMIEPRPGAGLTSAATSHQGPHGLIEVEWITANGGLQLRATVPAGTTAEVHLPGQPPAAVGPGKHHFVAPAPRGTTKNPQLVRSAP; encoded by the coding sequence ATGACCTCCACCAGTCTCGACGCCGGCGTCGAGGAAACCCTCCTTGCCCCGGGCGCGCCCACCCGGCTTCGCGTGGAGCACCTCCGCGAGGCGATGGGCATCACCAACACGAGACCGCGCTTCAGCTGGGCGTTGCCGACGGGAACCGGACCCGCCGCGACAACAGCCCAGACCGCCTACCAGATCACGGCGAGCAATGGCTGGGACACCGGCCGGGTAGGGTTCGGCCAACACAACCTGGTCCCGTACTCAGGCCCCGCCCTTGAATCGCGCAGCCGGTTTGAGTGGCGAGTGCGGACATGGACCACGGACGCCAGCGGCGCCGAGACGGAAAGCCCCTGGTCCGAGCCGATGCCGGTCGAGCTCGGGCTGCTGCACGCCTCCGACTGGATCGCGGAGTGGATCGGCCCGGAGGAACCCGTTGTCGCTGCCCCCGGAGAGCGCCCCGGCTTTGCCCTCCGCAAGACTTTTACCCTGGACGCCGCGCCCGCCTTCGCCCGCGCGTACGCCACGGCTCACGGCATCTATGAGCTGTTCCTCAACGGCCAGCAGGTAGGCGACCAGCAGCTCACCCCCGGCTCCACCAGCTACAACACCACCCTGCAGGTGCAGGCCTACGACGTCACCGCGCTGCTGCGCCCCGGCACCAACACCATCCGCGCCATCCTCACGGACGGCTGGTACCGCGGAACCTTCGGATTCACGCGCGACGCCGACATGTACGGCACGCACACCGCTTTCCTTGCGCAGCTGGAGATGCTGTCCGGCGGCCGCACGAGGATGATCGGCACGGACCGCTCGTGGCTGGTGTCAGAAACGGAGATCCTCAGCGCCGACCTGATGGCCGGACAGCGGGTGGACTTCAGGATTCCGCAGGATTCAGTCAGGGGAGAGGTGGCAACCGCGGCGCGGGCCGCCGTCACGCAGGGCTACGAAACCCTCACCGGCCCGGTGGCACCGCCCACCAGGATCGTGGAGGAACTTGCACCAGTAGCCGTAACCCGCCTCGTGAGTGGTCACCAGGTGGTGGACTTCGGCCAGAACATCCACGGCTGGGTCCGCCTCACCAGGCTTGGGGCGCCGGGGGAGACTGTCACGCTCGTGCATGGCGAGGCGCTGGACGGCAACGGCGACGTGACCCAGGATCACCTGCGCCCGCTCGACTTCCGCAACCCCGGGCAGTTCCTGGCCGCCGGGCAAGTCGATGAGGTGACGGGATCGGGCGCCCCGGGAGAAGTATTCGAACCGCGGCATACCACCCATGGCTTCCAGTACCTGTCCATTCGGGGCCTTACCGCGGACCTGGCCCCGGAGGACATTACCGCCTGCCTGGTCCAGACGGATCTTGAACCCCTCGGCAGCTTCACCTGCAGCGATGAGCGCCTGAACAAGCTCCACGAGATAGTGCAGTGGAGCTTCCGGGACAACGCCTGCGAGGTGCCCACCGACTGCCCGCAGCGGGAAAAAGCCGGCTGGACGGGGGATTGGCAGCTGTTTATTCCTACGGCGGCATATCTTTACGACGTCGCCGGCTTTTCACGGAAATGGCTGAACGACGTCCGCGCCGACCAGTGGGAGAACGGCGTCATTGCCAACATCTCGCCCTCGCCCGGTCCTGACACCACTTCTGCCGACTTTATGGCCTTCGTCAACGGCTCGGCCGGCTGGGGCGACGCCATCGTGATGGTGCCGTGGGAGCTGTACCTGGCCACGGGCGACGCCGGAATCCTCGCGGAGAACTGGGAGGCGATGAAGCGGTGGGCGGGCTTTGTCCGGACCGCCGCCGAATCCAACCGGCACGCGGATCGCGCGGCGGCCAGCCCAACACCGGCACCCCACGAACAGTACCTCTGGGACACCGGCTTCCACTGGGGCGAATGGATGGAACCTGACGGTCCGGAACCGGACTTGTTCGCCGCCCGCTCCGCCGATCACGGCATCGTGGCCACCGCCTACTACCGAAACTCCACCGCCCTGCTGGCTAAGGTCGCGCAGGTCATTGGCCGCGCGGAGGAAGCCGCCGCGCTCGCCGAACTTTCCGAAAACATCCGCCGGGCCTGGGAGACGGAATACCTGGACTCCTCCGGGCACGTCACCCAACCCAGCCAGGCCAATTGCGTCCGCGCGCTCGCCTTTGATCTTGTCAGCCCGGCGCGGCGCGGCACTGTCACGGCCCAGGTGGTCTCGCTGATCAGGGCCGCCGGCACCCACGTGGGGACGGGCTTCCTGGCCACGCCCTACCTGCTGCCGGTCCTTGCCGACAACGGTGAACTGGGCCTCGCCTACGAGCTGCTGATGCAGGACTCGGAGCCCTCCTGGCTGGCGATGGTGGACCGCGGCGCCACCACCATGTGGGAGCTGTGGAACGGCATCGACGCCGACGGCAACCCGCACCAGTCCCTGAACCACTACAGCAAAGGCGCCGTGGCGTCCTTCCTCCACCGCTACACCGCAGGCCTGCGGCAGGCTTCCGGCAGCGCCGGCTACGAACGGATCATGATCGAGCCGCGTCCCGGCGCCGGCCTGACCTCAGCGGCCACCTCGCATCAAGGCCCCCATGGCCTGATTGAGGTCGAATGGATAACGGCCAACGGCGGGCTGCAGCTGCGTGCCACCGTCCCGGCCGGGACCACTGCCGAAGTCCACCTGCCCGGCCAGCCGCCCGCCGCCGTCGGACCTGGAAAGCATCACTTCGTCGCCCCCGCCCCTCGCGGGACAACCAAAAACCCCCAGCTTGTAAGGAGCGCGCCATGA
- a CDS encoding carbohydrate ABC transporter permease, producing MSVTNAPRSAPARSAGRPPSLGGNVSAWSNRHRKWLFAAPAMIFVGVLIVFPLVWTLYLSLTDSQGSVRAATEFIGFQNYMTVLADTQRFWPAVGRTLTFTGVALACEVVLGMGIALLLWRPFRGEKWVRVAILLPLVATPVAVGMMWRLIFDPNIGFANQLLGMVGIPPQPWLSGQDTALGTTIFMDVWQWTPMVVLILLAGLTSLSDEPDEAARVDGANAFQRFFYITLPLMMPTVIVAILLRGIDALKTFDILYATKGKGGGSFNEVETLNVYAYGLSFDYNQYGLSSAVLILFFMIIIGSMWLLTMRKKAVSK from the coding sequence ATGTCCGTAACGAACGCTCCCCGCAGCGCTCCCGCCCGCAGCGCCGGCCGCCCTCCCAGCCTTGGGGGGAACGTCTCCGCCTGGTCCAATCGGCACCGTAAATGGCTTTTTGCGGCGCCCGCGATGATCTTCGTCGGCGTCCTGATTGTTTTCCCGCTGGTGTGGACCCTGTACTTGAGCCTCACCGATTCGCAGGGTTCCGTCCGGGCCGCCACAGAGTTCATCGGCTTCCAGAACTACATGACTGTTCTGGCTGACACCCAGCGCTTCTGGCCGGCGGTGGGACGTACGCTGACGTTCACCGGTGTTGCGCTGGCCTGCGAGGTGGTGCTCGGCATGGGCATCGCACTGCTCCTTTGGCGTCCTTTCCGCGGTGAAAAGTGGGTCCGTGTGGCGATCCTGCTTCCGCTGGTGGCCACTCCGGTTGCCGTGGGCATGATGTGGCGCCTGATCTTCGATCCGAACATCGGCTTCGCCAACCAGTTGCTGGGCATGGTGGGCATCCCGCCGCAGCCTTGGCTTTCAGGCCAGGACACTGCGCTCGGAACCACCATCTTTATGGACGTCTGGCAGTGGACCCCCATGGTGGTACTGATCCTTCTGGCCGGCCTGACATCCCTCTCCGATGAGCCTGACGAAGCTGCCCGGGTGGACGGCGCCAACGCCTTCCAGCGCTTTTTCTACATCACGCTGCCCCTCATGATGCCCACTGTGATTGTCGCCATCCTGCTCCGCGGCATCGACGCCCTGAAGACCTTCGACATCCTGTACGCCACCAAGGGCAAAGGTGGCGGGTCCTTCAACGAAGTGGAAACCCTGAACGTCTATGCCTACGGCCTGAGTTTCGATTACAACCAGTACGGGCTGTCGTCCGCCGTTTTGATCCTGTTCTTCATGATCATCATCGGCTCAATGTGGCTTCTGACCATGCGCAAGAAAGCGGTAAGCAAATGA
- a CDS encoding alpha/beta hydrolase, with translation MSVNEATEVYETGSFDTARPGGVDVPPFPVFDAPGIPENISDVSAVHREVTYARALGFRPLKMDIWLPRQATAPVPLVVWVHGGAFQLGDRRELPPTFAPNSVFRLLNEAGIACATADYRHCLEAPFPAQLHDLKAAVRYLREFAEGLGVDPERFGAWGESAGGHLVALLGLTGGREDLHGGLGAQAHSSGISAVVDFYGVSSLVDIPPMNTPDGLLPPALTAAVPAGMSLQPEYMLVGGSDDPALLAAASPVSYVTADAAPFLLIHGDSDGLVPHSQTDLLAAALATAGVEHEVVTIKGGDHCFFGAEDQLDAILAAAVRFFSEKLGRP, from the coding sequence ATGAGTGTCAACGAAGCCACCGAGGTCTACGAAACAGGATCCTTTGATACGGCCCGGCCCGGCGGTGTGGACGTTCCCCCTTTCCCCGTCTTTGACGCCCCGGGCATCCCTGAAAACATCTCGGACGTTTCCGCAGTGCACCGCGAAGTCACCTACGCGCGCGCCCTCGGGTTCCGGCCGCTCAAGATGGACATCTGGCTGCCGCGCCAGGCCACCGCACCGGTGCCACTGGTGGTGTGGGTCCACGGCGGAGCTTTCCAGCTGGGCGACCGCCGCGAGCTGCCGCCCACCTTCGCGCCCAATTCCGTATTCCGCCTCCTCAACGAGGCCGGGATTGCCTGCGCCACCGCTGATTACCGGCATTGCCTGGAGGCGCCGTTCCCGGCGCAGCTGCACGACCTGAAGGCGGCAGTCCGCTACCTCCGGGAATTCGCGGAAGGCCTCGGCGTCGACCCGGAGCGGTTCGGGGCCTGGGGCGAATCCGCGGGCGGCCACCTGGTGGCACTGCTGGGATTGACCGGCGGCCGGGAGGACCTGCACGGCGGGTTGGGTGCGCAGGCGCACTCCAGCGGCATCAGCGCCGTCGTCGACTTCTACGGAGTCTCCTCACTGGTGGATATCCCGCCCATGAATACTCCGGACGGACTGTTGCCGCCAGCATTGACCGCCGCTGTTCCGGCCGGAATGTCCCTGCAGCCCGAGTACATGCTCGTGGGCGGCTCCGACGACCCCGCGCTACTGGCCGCCGCCAGCCCGGTCAGCTACGTCACCGCCGACGCAGCGCCCTTCCTGCTGATCCATGGCGACAGTGACGGCCTGGTGCCGCACTCCCAGACCGACCTGCTGGCCGCGGCGCTCGCCACAGCAGGCGTGGAACATGAAGTGGTCACCATCAAAGGCGGGGACCACTGCTTCTTTGGTGCGGAGGACCAGCTGGATGCCATCCTTGCCGCCGCCGTCCGGTTCTTCTCCGAGAAGCTGGGCCGGCCGTGA
- a CDS encoding FadR/GntR family transcriptional regulator, translating into MKTPKAESPIDLHASLVQRLGLAIADGQLAAHSLLRLDELEEQHGVSRSVVREAARVLSSKGMLASRRRFGTVVQPEEFWNLYDPEVIRWRLASSRRLEQLQSLNELRGAIEPQAARLAAERASWDAGSELVSLAARLWAAGQRGDQDEFLQLDVEFHAAVLKASGNAMFSQLQNLVAEVLTGRTEHGLMPHLPHHEALQLHVDVASAVQRGESGAAHAAMSRIVEQSTEEMGQIWSIHHHSDGAPQATGLANR; encoded by the coding sequence ATGAAAACCCCAAAGGCGGAGTCTCCGATTGACCTGCATGCGTCACTGGTGCAGCGTCTCGGGCTCGCGATCGCCGACGGGCAGCTGGCAGCGCACTCACTTCTGAGGCTGGATGAGCTGGAGGAGCAGCACGGCGTATCCCGTTCGGTGGTCCGGGAGGCCGCGCGCGTGCTCTCGTCCAAAGGAATGCTCGCATCCCGCCGGCGCTTCGGCACAGTGGTGCAACCTGAAGAATTCTGGAACCTCTACGACCCGGAGGTGATCCGCTGGCGGCTGGCGTCTTCGCGCCGGCTGGAGCAACTGCAGTCGCTCAATGAACTGCGCGGCGCGATAGAACCGCAAGCTGCCCGCCTTGCCGCCGAACGGGCATCCTGGGATGCCGGCAGCGAACTCGTCTCCCTCGCAGCACGGTTATGGGCAGCCGGCCAGCGGGGCGATCAGGATGAGTTCCTCCAGCTCGACGTGGAGTTCCATGCAGCCGTGCTCAAAGCCTCCGGCAATGCCATGTTTTCCCAACTCCAGAACCTGGTGGCCGAGGTCCTCACCGGAAGGACAGAGCACGGCCTGATGCCGCATCTGCCGCATCATGAGGCCCTGCAGCTGCATGTGGACGTGGCGAGCGCCGTCCAGCGCGGGGAGTCCGGCGCTGCGCATGCCGCGATGAGCAGAATCGTGGAACAGTCCACGGAGGAGATGGGCCAGATTTGGTCCATCCACCATCACTCGGACGGCGCTCCGCAGGCCACCGGGCTGGCAAACCGCTGA
- a CDS encoding ABC transporter substrate-binding protein encodes MKRRAVMKYAAVAAALSLGLTACSGGGGSNDAKESGTVRVTLANHVWTEGIKAAIPEFEKSSGLKVELTQLGEDQLSDQYNVKLNAGSDEIDVMMYRPLQEGKAFAKNGYLADLTSKVSADSAWDWKDYQEGPVKATTADGKVVGVPIITEREVLYYRKDLLQAAGLQVPKTMEELEAAAKAIKASNPDIAGFVARTGKSTAVTQFSSFLYSFGGDFTDSSGKSAVNTAEAKKAYAYYGGLIKNYGPANVSTDMSWPEAMAIFTQGKAAFYTEADSLYKNATDPAKSKVADTVGFAPLPAGPAGSKPYNIPSWGLAVNEASSNQDNAWKFIQWATSKERTLAAQKAGVPGPRSSVWSNAEGTSTYPKDLADAIAVSAKNGIGHDRPQVVTVGKAREIVGEPIVASITGADASAAADSAHDAFQKFLDSEKK; translated from the coding sequence ATGAAGCGACGTGCAGTAATGAAGTACGCGGCAGTTGCCGCCGCACTTTCGCTCGGGCTGACCGCCTGCAGCGGCGGTGGTGGCAGCAATGACGCCAAGGAATCCGGAACCGTCCGGGTTACCTTGGCCAACCACGTCTGGACTGAAGGCATCAAGGCAGCCATTCCGGAATTCGAGAAGTCCAGCGGGCTCAAGGTTGAACTGACCCAGCTGGGCGAAGACCAGCTCTCAGACCAGTACAACGTCAAGCTCAACGCCGGCAGCGATGAGATCGACGTCATGATGTACCGCCCGCTGCAGGAAGGCAAGGCGTTCGCCAAGAACGGCTACCTCGCCGACCTCACGTCCAAGGTTTCGGCGGACTCCGCCTGGGACTGGAAGGACTACCAGGAGGGCCCCGTTAAGGCCACCACCGCTGACGGCAAGGTGGTCGGTGTCCCGATCATCACCGAACGCGAAGTCCTCTACTACCGCAAGGACCTGCTGCAGGCAGCCGGTCTTCAGGTCCCTAAGACCATGGAAGAGCTTGAAGCTGCCGCGAAGGCCATCAAAGCCTCCAACCCGGACATCGCCGGCTTCGTGGCCCGCACCGGCAAGTCCACGGCCGTCACCCAGTTCTCCAGCTTCCTGTACAGCTTCGGCGGGGACTTCACCGATTCCAGCGGCAAGTCGGCCGTCAACACCGCCGAAGCCAAGAAGGCCTATGCCTACTACGGGGGCCTGATCAAGAACTACGGCCCCGCCAATGTCAGCACAGACATGAGCTGGCCCGAGGCCATGGCCATCTTCACCCAGGGCAAGGCCGCCTTCTACACGGAGGCAGACTCGCTGTACAAAAATGCCACTGATCCCGCAAAGTCCAAGGTGGCGGACACCGTTGGATTCGCACCCCTGCCCGCGGGCCCCGCAGGTTCCAAGCCCTACAACATCCCCTCCTGGGGCCTGGCCGTGAACGAGGCCTCCAGCAACCAGGACAACGCCTGGAAGTTCATCCAGTGGGCCACGAGCAAGGAACGTACGCTGGCTGCACAGAAGGCCGGTGTCCCCGGACCCCGCTCATCTGTCTGGTCCAACGCCGAGGGAACTTCCACCTACCCCAAGGACCTCGCAGATGCCATCGCCGTCAGTGCAAAGAACGGCATCGGCCATGACCGTCCCCAGGTTGTCACCGTAGGCAAGGCCCGGGAAATTGTAGGCGAGCCGATCGTTGCAAGCATCACCGGCGCCGACGCCTCCGCGGCGGCCGACTCGGCCCACGATGCATTCCAGAAATTCCTGGACAGCGAAAAGAAGTAA
- a CDS encoding alpha/beta hydrolase, translated as MTAPQQETSAPADDGSLAPDAGFAQYLAAPEGPETLPGQAGPDVPIRTVTADGRRGPVTIRIYGETPRTAGAGLVWLHGGGFVSGGLDMPESDYLGRVLASSGTPVLSVDYRLARDGVHFPVPHEDALAAWFWIRRNAAELGLDPELLCLGGAGAGGNLAVGAALYLTDAGKPLPAKLLLAYPFLHAELPPPAGGLDEDVMATLPRHLRFTLEDCVRNAENYVGGPVSMASSYAMPGYADPSGLPPTAIVACEYDDVRGSSELFAANLQRAGVPVSFFLARGAVHGHLNHAAGSPEAQPVLDFLAQELASAKAV; from the coding sequence GTGACAGCGCCGCAGCAGGAGACCTCTGCTCCTGCCGACGACGGGTCGCTCGCTCCCGACGCCGGTTTCGCCCAGTACCTGGCGGCGCCGGAAGGCCCGGAAACCCTGCCGGGCCAGGCCGGCCCCGACGTTCCCATCCGCACCGTCACCGCGGATGGCCGGCGCGGCCCGGTGACCATCCGTATCTACGGGGAAACACCGCGGACAGCCGGAGCCGGGCTGGTGTGGCTCCACGGCGGAGGCTTCGTCAGCGGCGGGCTGGACATGCCCGAATCCGACTACCTGGGCCGGGTGCTGGCCTCGTCCGGAACGCCGGTACTGTCGGTGGATTACCGTCTGGCGCGCGACGGCGTGCACTTCCCCGTGCCCCACGAGGACGCTTTGGCTGCCTGGTTCTGGATCCGCAGGAACGCCGCGGAGCTTGGGCTGGATCCGGAACTGTTGTGCCTGGGCGGAGCGGGCGCCGGCGGAAACCTCGCCGTGGGCGCCGCGCTGTACCTGACGGACGCCGGAAAACCGCTCCCCGCGAAGCTCCTCCTGGCCTATCCCTTCCTTCACGCCGAGTTGCCGCCACCTGCGGGCGGACTGGACGAGGACGTGATGGCGACTCTCCCCAGGCACCTTCGCTTCACCCTTGAGGACTGCGTGCGGAATGCGGAGAACTACGTGGGCGGGCCAGTGAGCATGGCGTCCTCGTACGCTATGCCGGGCTACGCCGATCCTTCCGGACTGCCGCCGACCGCAATCGTCGCATGCGAGTACGACGACGTCCGCGGCTCCTCCGAGCTCTTCGCCGCCAACCTTCAACGTGCCGGTGTTCCGGTGTCCTTCTTCCTGGCCCGCGGCGCCGTCCACGGGCACCTCAACCATGCGGCGGGCAGCCCCGAGGCGCAGCCCGTCCTGGACTTCCTGGCGCAGGAACTGGCTTCGGCAAAGGCGGTGTGA